The Pedobacter ginsengisoli region TAAAACGGCATATCTAAAAAAGTCTGCTTTGGCAGCACCAATGTTTAGTTTTTTGTATAGCCTTAACGTTTCATCATCAAATTCCTCGGTAATGAATTTCTCAATCCTTTCATCATCATAAAATTCATATTGATAGTCTGGGTTTCTTTTTAGGAATCTGAAAATGTGCCAACGTGTAATTAAAGGCAGCTTTTTTGATTTAAAAGTTTGGTGTATGATTTTTGGTATTGACATTTTAGAATAAAAAAGATGTAATGAAAAACACGTTAAATAATGAATAAATTGTATTTCTTTGTGCCAAAGATAGTTTATTAATGGATACCAATTATCCCCTTATAGAAGGAATTGAGCAAGGAAGTTTTTTAGCTTTGGCAAGAGCCTTAACGTTGGTTGAAAATGATATTGCTCCTTCTGCTGATATTTTGCGTATGCTTAATGTTAGATCGGCAGTTCCAATAATTGGAATTACGGGGCCTCCTGGTGCGGGCAAAAGTACGCTGGTTAATGCAATAACAGAGCATCTTGCTGCTCAGGGTAAAAAAATAGCCATTCTGGCAGTCGATCCTACTTCTCCTTTTAATTTTGGTTCATTGTTGGGCGACCGCATTAGAATGTCTCAACAATTTAACAATCCGAATGTATATATCAGATCTGTGGCAACAAGGGGCGCTTTGGGGGGATCTCAGCAAAAACAATAGAAATGATTGATGTGATGAGGAGTGCTGACTTTGATGTGATCTTTGTGGAAACGGTTGGAGTAGGGCAATCGGAAATTGAAATTGCGGGTCTTGCTGATAAAACAGTTGTTGTTTTAGTGCCTGAATCAGGAGATGAAATCCAGAGTATAAAGTCGGGGATAATGGAAATCGCGCAGTGTTTTGTTGTAAATAAAGCAGATAGAGAAGGCGCTGATGTATTTGCAAATACTTTAAAAAAGCTTGTACGGCATCAACAGATACCTGTTTTTAAAACTGTTGCAGATAAGAATGAAGGAGTGGAAGAGCTTTGTGAATGGCTAATGATTCCAGGTAAATCTGATGGAAAACGGAGAGCCTTGTTATTGGCAGAGAAGGCATTTAAGCTTATAGAACACTATCGTATGAAAAATGTTGATAAAGTTAAACTTCATTCAGAAATGGTAGAAGCACTGAAAAGGTCAGATTTTAACATTTATAAGTTTGTGGATCAATGGATTTAGATGGCTTTGTCTTAAAAACAGGACTTTTATGTATACAGGAATAGGACAATATTTAAAAAATGTTAATTGTTTTTAACATCATCTAACTTTTATTTTACATAGCAGATTCAGAATTGTTAATTGTAAACATGATTCTAAGGGCTGTAGGCGCTGTTTTTGTACTTTTAATGCTGTATGGAATTCAGGATTCATTTTTATTGACATTTTTTTAATACAAAACATAAATACTATTCTTGTTATGTTTGCATAATTGTCGGTATTTAATAAATTTGGAACAGAGTTTGTACAAGTGTTTTGAGAAATTAAAAATTTGTTTAATTTTGCTACACAAAAAAAACATACAATTAAAATTTGTTTAACCTTAAAAAAGAAAATTATGAATTATTCTACTTTAAAAAAGAGTCTAGCAGTTTCTTTTGTTGCGTTAATGGGAGTTACCTCTCTTGCTAACGCTCAGGATGCTACTGGATCTTCTTCTTCAGCCAAGGTATTTGGTGGGAGAGGTCAGTACAGATCTTGGTCATTCGGGATCAACGGTGGTGTTTTGTCACCATTTGTTGCTATCGGTGGTACCAATGATTTCAACAAGATGGACGTAAACTTAGGTTACGGTATCTCATTAAGAAAGCAATTAGGTCATGCATTTGGTTTAGAAGGTAACATTTTCCGTGGAAAAGTATCTGGATCAAGACAAAATGCTACAATTTCTCCAAAAGAATTTGAAACTGAAATAGGTTATGCTGCTGACATCAGAGGTGTTGTTAACGTTGCAACTGTTGATTTCTTACGTCGTGAGAACTCAGTTAACTTCTTCGTTACTGCTGGTTACGGTTTAATCGCTTATGCTCCTAAAGTTGACGGTGTTGACTGGAAAGATAAAGCTATAGGTGATGTTAATGACAGACACGATGCTAAAACTTATGTAAAAGAAGCTTATATCCCAGTTGGTGCTGGTGTTAAATTCAAAGTTTCTGAGCGTGTATCATTTAACTTAGGTTATACTATGCACTTCATTGATGGAGATAACTTTGATGCAACTTACGCAAACGGAGCTTCTAACAAAGATAAATTCTCTTACGGATATGCTGGTTTAGAATTCTCTCTAGGTTCTAAATCTAAACCGAACTTGGATTGGGTTAACCCACTTGCTTTAATGTATGATGAATTGAAAGATCCTTCATTACGTCAAGAAGTTGAAGCTTTAAAAGCTCGTGTTGCTAATGTTGAGCAAGCTGTTGAAGGTTTGAAAAAAGATTCTGATGGTGACGGTGTTTCTGATCAGTTTGACAAATGCCCAGGAACTCCTGCAGGTACTGCTGTTGACGGTTCAGGATGTCCTCTACCTAAAATGACTGAAACAGCTCCTGCTAGCAATGTAACTGGTTT contains the following coding sequences:
- a CDS encoding OmpA family protein, whose product is MNYSTLKKSLAVSFVALMGVTSLANAQDATGSSSSAKVFGGRGQYRSWSFGINGGVLSPFVAIGGTNDFNKMDVNLGYGISLRKQLGHAFGLEGNIFRGKVSGSRQNATISPKEFETEIGYAADIRGVVNVATVDFLRRENSVNFFVTAGYGLIAYAPKVDGVDWKDKAIGDVNDRHDAKTYVKEAYIPVGAGVKFKVSERVSFNLGYTMHFIDGDNFDATYANGASNKDKFSYGYAGLEFSLGSKSKPNLDWVNPLALMYDELKDPSLRQEVEALKARVANVEQAVEGLKKDSDGDGVSDQFDKCPGTPAGTAVDGSGCPLPKMTETAPASNVTGFETIQFEFNSSVLKTEAYPTLDKLSSVLRENGGKVAVNGYASSEGTAAYNLKLSKDRANSVKTYLVNSGVNASQVVTKGYGEANPIASNDTEEGRIQNRRVETARN